From one Doryrhamphus excisus isolate RoL2022-K1 chromosome 9, RoL_Dexc_1.0, whole genome shotgun sequence genomic stretch:
- the si:rp71-68n21.9 gene encoding kelch-like protein 9, with the protein MGVGDDGGPGRLSRRFSRFSGRHHSRDAARAPPQPERPPAPPERPAPRDDRVPVPDAAPVPAPAPPQVPPQVPPPAPLAPPSPPAANVPPKCPDKASKPKLPPRPQCKVFSSCDHGSSVLQGLDAFRENDILCDVVLVAGDSQERFPVHRVIMASSSDYFKAMFTGGMREQEMREIKLHGVTKSGLKNILDFIYTSKVNLDMSNLQDTLEAANFLQVLPVLTFCNQLLSSQIAVDNCVEVERMASDLLLEDVQKNIAGFVSRNLSAMVRSGRYLELSEKTIAGALASDSLKGFSEMELYHIAKAWLGHDPAKRNSSVFALMRHVRFALMSPCELIHISQEEEEEDRHDSLMRSQTSCVNLLLEASNYQMMPFMQPALQSERTRIRSDATHIVALGGVMRQQLVVSRELRMYDDESGRWRALKPMEVPCYQHGVALLGGFLFIVGGQSTYDTKGKTAIDAAYRYDPRFNVWLQIASLNEKRTFFHLSALKGRLYAVGGRNATGEIATVECYNVKMNQWTFVRSMTESHYGHAGTVHGDLMYISGGITHDTFQKELWCYDPASDAWSQKADMLDLRGLHCMCTVADRLFVMGGNHFRGSSDYDDVLSCEYYSPAADQWTVVAPMPRGQSDVGVTVFQGCVYVVGGYSWNSRCMVDIVQRYDPEGDVWDLVFNVLEPLGGIRACTMTVHLPEGSVDDAQTQEGLLPTKN; encoded by the exons ATGGG GGTCGGAGATGACGGCGGGCCAGGAAGGCTAAGTCGCAGGTTTTCCCGCTTTAGCGGCAGACATCATTCCAGGGATGCTGCCAGAGCTCCGCCTCAGCCCGAGAGACCTCCGGCGCCACCGGAGCGTCCGGCTCCACGAG ATGACAGGGTTCCTGTGCCAGACGCGGCTCCAGTACCAGCACCAGCTCCACCCCAGGTCCCACCCCAGGTCCCACCGCCGGCTCCGCTGGCTCCGCCCTCCCCCCCGGCCGCGAACGTGCCTCCCAAATGTCCGGACAAAGCCTCCAAGCCCAAACTGCCCCCCCGGCCTCAGTGCAAGGTGTTCAGTAGTTGTGATCACGGTTCTTCCGTGTTACAG GGTTTGGATGCGTTCCGGGAAAATGACATCCTCTGTGACGTTGTGTTGGTGGCGGGAGACAGTCAGGAAAGGTTCCCGGTGCACCGAGTCATCATGGCGTCATCCAGCGACTACTTCAAGGCCATGTTCACAG GAGGCATGCGGGAGCAGGAAATGAGAGAGATCAAGCTGCATGGAGTCACCAAGTCGGGCTTGAAGAACATTCTGGACTTCATCTACACGTCCAAAGTCAACCTTGACATGAGCAACCTCCAGGACACTCTGGAAGCTGCAAACTTCCTGCAGGTCCTGCCCGTTCTCACCTTCTGTAACCAGCTTCTGAGCAGCCAG ATCGCCGTTGACAATTGCGTGGAGGTGGAGAGGATGGCCTCTGACTTACTTCTGGAGGATGTGCAGAAGAACATTG CCGGGTTTGTGAGCCGCAACCTGTCCGCCATGGTGAGGAGCGGCCGCTACCTGGAACTCTCAGAGAAAACCATCGCCGGCGCTCTCGCCAGCGACTCCCTGAAGGGCTTCTCCGAAATGGAGCTCTACCACATCGCCAAAGCGTGGCTGGGTCACGACCCCGCCAAGCGCAACTCGTCCGTCTTCGCGCTGATGCGTCACGTTCGCTTCGCGCTGATGAGCCCCTGTGAGCTGATCCACATCTcccaagaggaggaggaggaggaccgaCACGACTCCCTGATGCGTTCACAGACCTCCTGCGTGAACCTCCTGCTGGAGGCCAGCAACTACCAGATGATGCCCTTCATGCAGCCGGCCCTGCAAAGCGAGCGCACCCGGATCCGCTCGGACGCCACGCACATCGTGGCGCTGGGCGGCGTGATGCGTCAGCAGCTGGTGGTGAGCCGCGAGCTCAGGATGTACGACGACGAGAGCGGCCGCTGGAGAGCCCTGAAGCCCATGGAGGTGCCTTGCTACCAGCACGGCGTGGCGCTCCTGGGCGGCTTCCTTTTCATCGTTGGAG GTCAGAGCACGTACGACACCAAGGGCAAGACGGCCATCGACGCCGCCTACCGCTACGACCCGCGCTTCAACGTCTGGCTGCAGATTGCGTCGCTCAACGAGAAGAGGACCTTCTTCCACCTCAGCGCTCTGAAGGGAAGGCTCTACGCCGTCGGCGGCAGAAATGCCACGGGAGAAATCG CGACGGTGGAGTGCTACAACGTGAAGATGAACCAGTGGACGTTTGTGAGGAGCATGACGGAGTCTCACTACGGACACGCTGGGACCGTCCACGGGGACCTGATGTACATCTCAG GCGGCATCACCCATGACACCTTCCAGAAGGAGCTGTGGTGCTACGACCCGGCATCGGACGCGTGGAGCCAGAAAGCGGACATGCTGGATCTGCGCGGCCTCCACTGCATGTGCACGGTGGCGGACCGACTCTTCGTCATGGGCGGCAACCACTTCCGAGGCAGCAGCGACTACGACGACGTGCTGAGCTGCGAGTACTACAGCCCCGCCGCCGACCAGTGGACCGTGGTGGCGCCCATGCCGCGGGGCCAGAGCGACGTGGGCGTGACCGTCTTCCAGGGCTGCGTCTACGTGGTTGGGGGGTACTCGTGGAACAGCAGGTGCATGGTGGACATCGTGCAGCGCTACGACCCAGAGGGCGACGTTTGGGACCTCGTCTTCAACGTCCTGGAGCCCCTGGGGGGCATCCGCGCCTGCACCATGACTGTTCATCTACCGGAGGGCTCGGTGGACGACGCTCAGACGCAAGAAGGACTGCTCCCGACCAAGAACTGA
- the hao2 gene encoding hydroxyacid oxidase 2 produces MSICNREGGQCAEMAMVCLTDFEEYAKEHLSKATWDYYAAGADECCTRDDNLLAYKRIRLRPRILRDVSVSDTRTTVQGTEIGFPVGIAPTAFHCLAWHEGEMATARATEALNTCYITSTYSTCSVEEIVAAAPNGYRWFQLYVYRDRKLSEQIVHRVEALGFKALVLTVDVPYTGKRRNDIRNQFKLPPHLKVKNFDGVFQEAAGPEEYGIPANTLDPSISWKDVYWLQSITRLPIIIKGILTKEDAELAVEHGVQGIIVSNHGGRQLDGGPASIDALSEIVDTVQGRIEVYLDGGIRTGSDVLKALALGAKCVFIGRPAVWGLAYKGEDGVREVLQILNDEFRLSMALSGCRNVAEINRNLIQFSKL; encoded by the exons ATGAGCATTTGTAACCG AGAGGGGGGTCAGTGTGCCGAGATGGCCATGGTATGCCTGACAGACTTTGAGGAGTACGCCAAGGAGCATCTCTCCAAGGCCACCTGGGACTACTACGCCGCCGGAGCCGACGAATGCTGCACCAGGGATGACAACCTCCTGGCCTACAAGCG AATCCGCCTGAGACCTCGAATCCTGCGGGACGTGTCCGTGAGCGACACCAGGACCACGGTGCAGGGGACGGAGATCGGCTTCCCGGTGGGCATCGCACCCACGGCCTTCCACTGCCTGGCCTGGCATGAAGGCGAGATGGCCACGGCCAGAG CCACGGAGGCCTTGAACACGTGTTACATCACCAGCACCTACTCCACGTGCTCGGTGGAGGAGATCGTGGCGGCGGCGCCCAACGGCTACCGCTGGTTCCAGCTGTACGTGTACCGGGACAGGAAGCTGTCAGAGCAGATCGTGCACCGCGTGGAGGCCCTGGGCTTCAAGGCGCTGGTCCTCACGGTGGACGTGCCGTACACGGGGAAGCGCCGCAACGACATACGGAACCAGTTCAAGCTGCCGCCGCATCTCAAGGTCAAGAACTTTGATGGCGTCTTCCAG GAGGCGGCGGGCCCGGAGGAGTACGGCATCCCGGCCAACACGTTGGACCCGTCTATCAGCTGGAAGGACGTCTACTGGCTGCAGTCCATCACCAGGCTGCCAATCATCATCAAGGGCATCCTGACCAAGGAGGACGCCGAGCTGGCCGTGGAGCATGGCGTGCAGGGCATCATCGTGTCCAACCACGGGGGTCGGCAGCTGGACGGCGGCCCGGCCTCG ATCGACGCGCTGTCAGAGATCGTGGACACGGTGCAGGGGCGGATCGAGGTCTACCTGGACGGGGGCATCAGGACGGGGAGCGACGTGCTCAAAGCCCTGGCCTTGGGGGCCAAGTGTGTGTTCATCGGCCGCCCCGCAGTGTGGGGTCTTGCATACAAG GGGGAGGACGGCGTGAGGGAGGTGCTGCAAATTCTGAACGACGAGTTCCGCCTCTCCATGGCTTTGTCAg GTTGCCGGAACGTGGCGGAAATCAACAGGAACCTCATCCAGTTCTCCAAGCTCTGA